CCACATCCCAGCCCCAGCTTCAAGCTTCGCCCCAGGTGAGAAGCAGCCTCTCAAGGGCAGACAGTGCTGTGACCCAGGGCTCAGCCCTGACACTGGCCTGGAGGATCTTTCCAGAGAGCTTGGGTCAGCTGGGGAGGAAGTTATCTTCCATCCCTTCTCCAGCTTGGATAAAGGAAAAAGTCTACCCATCCTGGCCCTAAGCACCCAGGTCCCACAGGGATGTCACCAACCAAGGAGAGGAAAGGACCCTTCTGTAGCAGAGTGGTCAAACCCAGAAGGGAGCTCTGCCCACAGTGAGAAATGACCAGCACCAGGCCCCGCCTGACCCTGTAGTGGCTCTTTGATACGTGGAGAGTATGGGGTGCTGCCAGAGGCTGGCTTGGGCCTGTCCTTCCCTGGGCACTAGTCTCGACTATACCTGCTGCTGGTCCCTCCCTGCAGCCCTGCTGGACCGTTGCTGCTGGTCCTGCCACTGGGCCTCCCCTCGTCCCCCACTCCCCTGAAGGCCATGGAAGCGTCACATGGAAAGGGTCCTGCAGACAACATGGCAGGATGGCTGGGGACGCCCATCTAAACCCGGGTCAAGTGCAACCTGGTGTGACTGTTGAGGAAGTGCCCGACTCTATTTGCTTTTCTGCTCTTCCTGGAGACCCAGGGCAATGGACAAGGTCCTGCTGAGCACGCTGGACCTCAACCTCCCACGGTCACTGGGGGTTGGGGGTCCTTCAGCTCCTCACATGCACACCACATCCAGGTCCTCCCTGGGAaaccccctcctcccctctcagtCGACACCTGTCTTGGCTTGTCTACTGACatcctgccctgccccaccccaaatCCATCCACATAATCCTTTCTGGAGGGAGCTGCCTCTTGGGGGACCTGGTGTGGCCTAGAGCCTCCCAGAGGGGCCTCCCCAGGCCTTGAgtggccccagccctgcctgcctgtcccTCAGCTGCCTCTGGAAGCAAAGTGCCTATCAGCAGCATTGCGTCCTCGGGGGCCCTGGAGGGGTCGTGGACTAACCTTGGCCACCACCACTAAAGGAATGTGCCAGAATGCTGAACCTTCTTGTTATCAATGCTATGACTGTGCCTTGAATAAATAAGTCCTCCCAACCTCTGCTGGCCTGCGCCTCTGCATCCGGGTCAGCCCAGCAGGGCCCCCCTCCACCTGCAAGGAACCGGAGCTCCTCGGGGTGTCCTCCCAAGGCCTCGGGCCTGGCACTACACCTCATGCATGACTTCTGCCCCTGGGGTCAGACCTGTCCCTCCTGCGAGCCTCTCCCCGCTGAGGCCATCCTCAGAGCCAGGGCTCCGACACCAGAGGAAGGCCCGGCAAGGGCCGCCTGGTCTGCTGGAGGGGCGGGAAAGTGCAGAGATGAGCAGACGCTGGCCCTGGAGTCATCCAGGAGACCCAAGGGCAGCCTCCCCAGAGCAACGGAAGCCTGGACAAGTGCCGGGCTCTGTGTGGGGACAGCTGGCCTCTGCCAGGGGTGGACTAGACTTCAGGTGGAGTCCCCATGAAGAGTGACAGTCAGCACCCAGGTCTACGTCTAATGGGGGACGAGGGGGTCAGGGAGAGCAGGGAGGTGTGGGGGACAAGCTGGGTCAGGACAGGACGAGAAACGCAACGGCCATCACACCTTTGGTAAGGAGGAGAAAACCGGTCCCTACCAGGGAAAATGTCTCTGGGTGGGAGACTTTGATTCTGGCCTTTCCTTCATCCAGCCGATGACCCTGGGCGGTTAAAGTCAGGGCAGgaggccaggcacggtggtgcacgcctgcgaccccagctgctcgggaggcagaggcaggaggatcgcaggttcaagggcagactgggcaacttagacccggTGCAGTACAATAGTGTTtcatcttgtaatttttttttcaagacaatctaagttgctcagggccttgataagttgctaaagctggctttgaacttggaatcctcctccctcagcctcctgagctgctgggattatgggcctgTGCCACTGCGCTCGgctttacaaaaaaattttaaaaggtctgaGTCTGTAACTGAGTAGTGCTGTGCCCTGGCTTCAGTTCCAGTActgcaaagagaaaaaggaaaggccaTGCTCTGCCCCAGTTCTGAAGAGAGCAGACCCCTCCTGCCCAGGGTGCGGGAGGTTTCCTTCCCTCGGCTCCTGTGGGGACAGAGGATGGGTCTATGGGTGGTGGCCCAAGGACTGTCCACCACCACTGCCCTCACTGTGCCACTTCCTTCCTCTCAGGGTCCATCAGTGATGGACGGCAGTGGGTTTGGAGCTAGGGACCCTCCTTCTAGTCCCCCTCCCTGAAAACTATTCAAGTCAAGCCAGACGAAATGCACCAGGGCTGCTGAACGAAAGGGACAGCGGCACAGACTCCTGCCTGGGCTCGGGTCCATGGCTGCTGCAGGAAAGGGACCTCCTTCCGGGGCCGACACACTCCTTCAAACAGCTGCCCCTCAGGGTCTGCTCCCAGAGGCCAGCAGCCTCCATGGTCCCCAGATGGCAGGCCCTGGGCCATCTCTGGGTTCAGCTGCCAGGTGACCCCTGGGGCAACCGCCCCAGGGCAACCGTGGCACTGGAGGTAGCAGGTCTGTCCTGAGGAGCCCCCAGGCTGGGTCAGCTGCAGGTGTGCTCTCTGGAAGGCCCCGAGGCATGGGCTGGGGAGCTGGTTCACAGAAAGACAAGCCCCCGGGTTTGCCCAACAGGGCCGTGTGCTGAGAACTGGATGGTCCCTCAGCCTTGACAACCAGCAGGCTTCAGTGACTGGGCGCCTTCAGCCCAGCGGCAAGTGCAAGTCTCCTGAGAGATTCCTCAACCCGATGCCCAGACCCCATCCCTGAATAAACCCAAATTCCTGGGGTGGTGCCCTGTCACCTCTGTTTCCACAGACGTTTCTCAGCCAACTGTTGTGTGCAGGGAGAGGTAAGGAAGCTCAGCGTCTCACCACCCTGGGCATGACTTCTGTCACAGTGAGCAGTGACTATGTTTGGGCCACAGAGGGACACACCAGGCCTCGGGGGCCCTCTGACTACCTTGTCACCTGCAGCAACCGTGTGGAGAATCTCCTCTTCCCTCCAAACTCAGAGGCCAACGTGGCTTTCATGTCAACCTGCCCATTTTTATGCGACAGAAGGTTCAAGTGCAGTGAACAGATTATGTCACGGGCCGTCAGGCAGGAATAAGCGCTTTGAGGAAAGAACAAAGCGGTTGAAGGCAGGGGAATGCCAGAGATGACGGGGGCTGTTTTGCCCTGGAGGATccaggatgaaacccagggggATGAGCCATGGGAGGAGTAGAGGTCCGCACACAGGGCCGGGGGCAGTGAGGCGGCCAGAGTGGCCGAAGCCCAGGGAAGGAGCTCAACGTGAGCCTGAGAGCGCAGCAGGCTTTGTAGCCTTGGTCTGGGTTCCAGGTCTTATTAGTGATGGAGGAACCTACTAGAAGATTCCAAGTAGGGGAGTGGCAGATCCTCTTacgtttttcaatttttttaaatcgTAAAATACAATATTTACCATCTTAGCCATTTTTAACATGCGGTTCAGGGGGGTTAAGTTCATTTACAATGTGCAACTCATCCCAAGTCATTGCCCAGAGTTTTCATCTCGCAAACAATAACTCCTGGAGATTGTCGTCCTCTGTCGTCCTCTGTCCCCACAGGGATGAAGCCTGTGAGAGCTTAAGGAGGAGGCCCAgcgtgggtggggtggggagctgTCCCTGGGACTGCTCTGCACACAGGGGGTTGGGGTCACTggacctgggggtgggggatgggccAGGATGGGGCAGAGATTGGTCCCCCACAAGGACCGAGGATTCAAGGATGGATGGGACGTGGAGTCTGagggaaagaaagatgcaccGCAGTTCTCTGGTAAGCAGTGGTTTACGAGGCGGAGACAGCCAGGATGGAGCAGGTTGGAGTGAGGTATGGGGGACACAAGAGTCCCATTTGGCCGTGTTGCATTGAAGGTGCTCATGAGGAGGTCGAGGAGGTGGCGGGATAACGGGGTCATCAGGACCTGGCTGGTGGTGGAGAAAGGCACCGGCTGAGACCCTAAGCGAGCAAGCACAGGCCAGGAGGCCCGAGGGCTGGGCCAAcccaggatgagagagagagagtccgcAGGGGAACGGGGCCAGGACTGAGAGCTGGGGAAGCGCGGAGGGAGTCCCCAGGCTGGCCACACCGGACAGTACCTAAGGGCACAGGCCAGGGTAGACAAGCCAGTCACATGAAGCCACGAAAGAACATGAGGTCATGTTTAAAACGTCTTCAGCAGGGAAAAAAAGGGGGATCTTTGAGCTGCTCACTGTCGCTGCTGGTTGGTGTGTGCGGAGGTTCACCAGTCTCAGTTTTTGTGATTGTTagcattttttcattaaaaaaaaaaaaaaaaaaaaaaaaaaaaaaaaaaaaaaacgtgcttgtcttgcaagcacaaggccctgggttcaatccccagcaccacaaaaaaaaaaaaaaaaaaaaaaaaaaaaacgggttTAAAAATAAGGGCGTGATCACCGCTGCTGAGCAGGGCGGGGACCGTGGGCCATGCGTCTGGCAAGACAGGGTTGCTGGTGACCTTGAGCGTGGCAGACTGAGTGGAGAGAAAGCCGGGCTGGAATTGGCTCCCATTCTCTCCTGGGAAGCAGGGAAGTGAAGACGGTGAAGGGAAAGACCACTCTTTTGAAGAACTTTGACCTCAAAAGAAGTAAACAGAGTGGGGGCTGGAGAGGAAAGGGGCTGATCTTTGGATAAGATGGGAGATGTGGGCGGAAGGAATGAGAAGGGGTGCCGCGGAGGCTGGGAGGATGGCTAGGCTGAGACCTGGCACAGAGGAGGGACGGGACCTGTGTGCGCACGGGCACGGCATGGCGGCCTGCCTGGAGGTGAGGGCCACACCCAGGGCAGCCAGGTCGTCCCAGGCACCCGAGTGGGCTTCAGACCCTGGGGACCTCAGGCCACGTGTAGACGGCTGGGTCTGAGCTGGCCTCAGGTCAGGCGGTGATGAGGCCCCGTCTGCTACAGCCTGCGGGGCTGGAGGCGAGTTTCCCAGCATGCTGCTGGCCCGGCGGCTGCAGTCACACGGCCCTGCAGGCCCTGCCATCTGAGCTTAGCCAAAATGGTGCCTCAGTGGGGGCTGGCAGGGCGCTACCGCACCAGCCCCAACTGTGCAGGCTGAGGACCACTGGCCGCTGGCCCGGGAGCAGCCCCCTCCCTATCCCCGGCCACTCCCGGACCAGCCACAGACTGGTCCAGAGTCTACTCCTGTGATGGCCACTCAGTGCTTCCCCTCCCGCTGTCCCAGGTCACTCCCGCCCATCACCTCCCAAACGCCTGACCTATGGACTGCTCCGCACTGTGCACTCAGGTGGCTGCGTGTTGTCTGACCACCAAAATGCATAACCGCACAAACACAGACACGTTTATGCCTGTTTCCTGTAAATGTCCCAAAGGGCCATCCTGACGAGGAGGGGCCCtctccaggcagcaatgcagggACCAGACTCCTTCACCAAGTGGCTCTGTCCCCTTCTGCGCATGGTCCTGAAAGTCACTGTGAGATCTTCATCGAACCAGCAATGGACGGCAGAACATGAAGGAGCCCATGGGGGCCTGGAGGACACACCAAGAAGCGGCGCACCCCCCCAACTTTGTCCATTGAACAGAGCTGGCCCTGCCCTGCCGGgttgcaagggaggctgggagcgTCACCCAGCTGTAAGCACAGGAGAGACTGGGTTTGGTGGCCTGCTGGCCAGTCTGGACCCCAAAGCAGTAGCTCCATCTCCGTCACTGCCTTCTTTTCCACCCGCTCTGGCCTGGGCCCCCGTGTCCTCGCATGCTGCCCTAGGTCCCATGCCCTGCAGGGGACGGCGCTTAGAGCAGGCAAGGCCCAAGAACAGACCAGTTCCTGAAGGTCAGAGAGGCATAGGGGACATGTTTATTCCTTGAGCGTGTACAGGACCACAGCAGAGCGCAACGCAAGCACGGGTGCTGGGAGCAGCCGGGGCCCTTCCTGCGGCTTCCTCCTCCCCCCGCCTGCCCAGGCACTGGCACGCCAGGGGCAGTAAATATGGCCGCTGAGGCCCCCGCCCTAGAGGCTGAGCAGAACAGAGGCAGAAGGGAGGAGACGGCCTTGCTGGAGGCAGGGGTTGAGGAAAAGCCCTGGACGCCTGCTGCCCCTCGTCCTCGACCTCCCAGCCCCTCCCGCCTGGTTGTCCCCACAGAGCAGTAGCAGAAGTGCTGAGGGGGCCCCGGAAGTTCTGCCGAGCGAGACTTCAATCTCTGGGGACACCGAGCAGCCGAGAGGCAGGGGAGCCCCAAAGAGCCAGGGCACCCCTTCCCGGAGCTCACTCCCGGCTCCCCTGCGGGGACCCACCGTTGTCCCTCACCCGAAGCTGCTCTTTCTCTGCTGTGGAACGTGAACACCCCGGCAGGAAAGCAGCATGGCCCAGACCGGCCCTGGAAGGTGCTGGAGCCCAGCCGCCCGTCCTGGGCTCTCCCGAGAGGGCGGACAGACGAAGGGCCCCGCGGGCTCAGAGCCCCTTCCGGCCCCGCGCCACCGCTGCCCCCAgactctgctcctcctcctggggcaagagggggaggctggggagctgagaaggcaggcagggaagaggccagggaAGAGGGGAGCCCAGAAACCCCTTCCTGGAGCAGAAGCCCCTCCTCCTGCCGCGCGTGTGGGCCGGGGACCCGGCCCTGTTCCATCGCCTCTCCAGTGTGGCCAAGGGGACAAGGACCAAGATGCAGGGAGGCCTCGGGGAGCCAGGGCTACAATGACAGACCAACAGACAGACAAACAGAGAGCTGGGGCCCCTCTGGGTAGGGGCCACCTCTTACTCGCCGTCCCAGCCCCGGCTCATGGCGGCCACTACGACTCGGTAGAGCTGGCTCCAGGCGGCCTGCATGGCCGGAGTGAAGGCCGGGCCCAGGCACTTCTCCAGCATGTAGAGCAGGGACTCACCCACCGTCTGCAGAGGAAGGGAGACCGAGTCACtccaaaggcaggaaggaagcgctccatttcacaggtgagaagaCTGAGGCCCAAGGCCAGCAAGGGCTCTGCGCTGCCTTCTCCCCTGCATAGGGCTCTTGCTTCCTAAGCAGGGTCCCACCCCAATCTTGGGAACCACATTGTGCCCACCTTCCCCGCAAGGGTGACACATTACAGCCAATGGAACTTTCCACTCCACACAGCCACCCATGACAGGACTGAGCACTGCCCAGCTGAGACCCAACCTAATCACTgcccctgagcctcagtgtcctccccAGCAACACAGCAGCCATGGAGGCAAGAGTCTAGGCTGAGGAGCCAGATAGACCTGAGTGCAGATTCTGACCACCACCAAAGagctgggtgaccttgagcaagttacagAGCCTCTCTGAGTCTCCACTGCTCTATCAGTCACACAGGCAAAGTGGAAGTTCCAAGTCCTGGGCTTGCTGGCAGATTCAGTGGGATCATCTGTAAACAGCACGGCATCTGCATACAGTAAGCCTTTGGTGCTGATAACGCTCTTGTTTATTATCCTTACTATCAAATGAGGTAAGGTTTATCTACCCACAGGTCAGCTTGGACCTCCCAACCCCCACTGGACTCTGAGCTGGACACCACATGTGGGTGATTCCAACTACACCGCGTGGAGCAGAACCGCCCACCTGAGTCTGGCCACAAGAAATTAGAAATTGCTTTAAGGCAGTGAGTTTTGGGGTGGTTTGGTACCCAACAATGGAAGGCTGAACAGACCATATGGAAGGCTGAACAGACCATATAATCCCAAAGAGTCCTAAACTTTTAtggttctaaaaaaaaaaaaaaaaaaaaaaaaaggtgtagcCAAGAAGAGAActtggaggctcagagaggtcaagctAGTGTCAGAGTCACACAGCAGGTAACAACTGATGAGGGCCCCCAGCCCTGGTCATCTGAAGGGATGGACATAGGGCGAGAGAACAGGTGACAGGGGAGGATTGGGAGAGAGTGGTTGCCCCAGGTCGGAGCTCTGGAGAGAGGAAGGGCCCCCTTACCCACCGAGAAGGAGCTGAGCTTCACGCCCACAGCCCGGTGCTTCCTGCCCAGGCCGGCAAGGTACTCCTCCAGTGAGGACAGGTCCTCCACGTTGGTCACTGCAGCCTCGATCACGAGCATCACCTGCCGAGGCAGAGACGGCAGTGACAGAGGGGCCAGAGCAGCCCCACCTGCACAGGACCAGACAGGATGAGCCTGGGAAGGTGGGGGCAAGGACAGGCCGGGGCCcgccaggaggaggagcaggcgtCCAGCAGGAGCCAGAGCCAGCCCACGCCCGGGGCAGACGGCCTCCTGCCTGCGCCCCTGCTGCCCCTCACCTTTCTGATGTGGCCCAGGAACTCCGGGGAGGACAGGCAGTCCTCCGGGCTGGAGAACTGGCGGCCGCTGTACTGGAAGAGAGGCAGCAGGTCCGGCTCCAGGTCAAACAGTCTGTGGCCGGAGGGGGTCGGCGTCAGGTATGGGTGCCCAGAAAGCCCCAGGGGGCCTGGCTGGCCACAGTGAGCTGAGTGTGGTCTGGGCCGTCAGCCCCTCGGCCTTGCCAATGCCCTGCTCAcctccccaggccctgcaggGCATCCCTGAGAGGACAGTGTGTCCCCAGGTCTCTCAGCACCCAGCATACAGTGGCCCCTCCATAAATGTTAAGGGGTCGTTTGGGACGGGAAGGAGCCCTCGAGTAGGAAACCTGGAGTTACCTTGGGGAAGGGAACACCCCCGCCTGCTCTTGGGTCAGAactcctcagtctcctgggtcTGACGAGGCTCTGACTAGCAAGGATTCTAGCAGAAACAAAGTCCTTACACTTACTGAACGCTGAGTTCTTCACAGGTGGCTGCCTTGTAATTTTGCATCCCTCATAATTTTAAGCAGTGAGTGCAAGTGTTAGACcaattttacaaaggaggaaacaagCCCAGAGAGGCTAAGCAACCTGCGGAAAAGTAGTGGAGCCACAGCAGGGCCAGAGGGGAAAAAGGGAGCTTGGGGAAATTCAGGAGGCACAACCAGAAGCTACGACCCCTATTCTGGAGGGTTCATGCTTTTGTGTAATTCCTGTGGCTCTGTTTTTTATGACTGTGTCTTGGGGGATTAGGGGTGGGTTGCAAAACTTGGTCAGAAGTTTGGGGCTGGCCTAGGAAGTCAAGTTTCCTGAAAAACCAGGATGTAGGGAGTATTACCCCATTGGTGATGGCAGAGAAGTTCCAGAGAGAGACCCAAGGTGAGGCTGGAAATTAGCTCTCCCTTGCCTGATGGGACCTGCACACCCCTTACCCTTCTTCCTTATGGTAAGGCTTGGGTGTCTGTCACCTCTTCTCTGGAGGTTTTCTGGTCCTAACCTGGTCCTTTCACGTTGCTGGGACTGCGCACTCCTGGGGCGCGGGAGCTCGTCCCGCAGTTGGGGCGCCTGGCACACCCTGCCCCAACTGGCCTTGGGGACACTCCAGTCTCCTCCTACCGGCAGCTGTGGGTACCCCTGCAGTCCCCACCCAGAGAACACTCGGCAAATGCAGGGTCGAGGAGGGGACACGACGCGGGACCGGTTTCCGCCCGCCCAAGTGTAAGGAGATTCGAGTG
The Sciurus carolinensis chromosome 2, mSciCar1.2, whole genome shotgun sequence DNA segment above includes these coding regions:
- the Ngb gene encoding neuroglobin isoform X2, which produces MERPEPELIRQSWRAVSRSPLEHGTVLFASGRQFSSPEDCLSSPEFLGHIRKVMLVIEAAVTNVEDLSSLEEYLAGLGRKHRAVGVKLSSFSTVGESLLYMLEKCLGPAFTPAMQAAWSQLYRVVVAAMSRGWDGE
- the Ngb gene encoding neuroglobin isoform X1, which produces MERPEPELIRQSWRAVSRSPLEHGTVLFARLFDLEPDLLPLFQYSGRQFSSPEDCLSSPEFLGHIRKVMLVIEAAVTNVEDLSSLEEYLAGLGRKHRAVGVKLSSFSTVGESLLYMLEKCLGPAFTPAMQAAWSQLYRVVVAAMSRGWDGE